GGTGGGCGTCCCGCGCGCATTACATGCTGGTGCCGGCCCTGGCGGTGTTCGCGTGGCTGGCGGTGTACGGGATCGTGCGGCGGGTGGCCCGCTGGCGGGAGTGGAACGCGCTCGACGGGGGCATTGTCCTGTTCGGCACGCTGCTGGTGACGGCGGTGGCGTTGGCGTGCCTGCCGACGCGCTGGCTGTGGGGTGACGGGTTCACGACACTGGCCGTGCTGCTGGTCGTGCCGGTCGTTGGCGGAATGCTCGGGCTGGTCAACGGTGTGATCATCGCGCAGACGCGGCTCCAGCCGTTCATCGTCACGCTCGCCATGATGGTCGCGGCGGTCGGGTTGGCGAAGTTCATCGCCGGCAATGGCGGGCAGATTCACGCGATCTACACCGGTGACACCGAGCATGCAGGCGCGCCGACGTCGTTCGAGCAGCTCGGTGCGACGATCCTGACGGTCGGGCAGGAGACGCTGCGGACTGGCCGCGTGCGGGACTTGAAGCTGGTGCCGATTCCCGGGCTGTTTCTCATCGGGGCTTGGCTGTGGGCCGCGCTGGTGCTGCGCAAGCTCGCGCTGGGGCGCTACGTGTTCGCGGTCGGTGGCAACGAGGAGGCGGCGCGGCTGGCCGGCGTGCCGGTCGCAGGGGTGAAGATCTTCGCCTACACGGCGTGCGGCGTGCTCGCGGGTCTGGCGGCGGTGCTGTACTGCGCGCAGTACACACAGGGCAAGGCGGACGCGGGGCAGGGCAAAGAGCTGGACGCGATCGCCGCGGTGGTCATCGGCGGCACGAGCCTGATGGGCGGGCGGGGCAGCATCTTGGGCACGCTCGTGGGCGTGATGATCTTCGGGTACTTGACGAACATTCTGCAGCTCCGCGCGGTGTCGAGTGAGATTCAGGACATTCTGAAGGGCGTCATCATCGTGGTGGCGGCGGTGGCGCAGAGCGGGGATCTGCTGGGCGGGCTGCGGCACATTTGGCGGCGGCCGGCGCGGGGGTAGTCGCCGGCGCGCAGCCCGGCTCATGATTCGGGAAGTCCGGCATGCGTGATCCGGTCGCGATTGCTCAGCGGCGTCGCAATGTGCTGCTCGTAACCATCGCGCTGCTCGTCGGCGCGGCGGTGATCGGCGTGGGGGCCACGGCCTGGCAGTGGAG
This DNA window, taken from Phycisphaerae bacterium, encodes the following:
- a CDS encoding ABC transporter permease — translated: MTNSVMSLRGLLRYVTLFAGLGALFVAGTLLHPQFLTIANQRDVLAQVSINGILAVGMTLVILTAGIDLSVGSVMSLCTVVCAMLLMERPEAGAAGVRWASRAHYMLVPALAVFAWLAVYGIVRRVARWREWNALDGGIVLFGTLLVTAVALACLPTRWLWGDGFTTLAVLLVVPVVGGMLGLVNGVIIAQTRLQPFIVTLAMMVAAVGLAKFIAGNGGQIHAIYTGDTEHAGAPTSFEQLGATILTVGQETLRTGRVRDLKLVPIPGLFLIGAWLWAALVLRKLALGRYVFAVGGNEEAARLAGVPVAGVKIFAYTACGVLAGLAAVLYCAQYTQGKADAGQGKELDAIAAVVIGGTSLMGGRGSILGTLVGVMIFGYLTNILQLRAVSSEIQDILKGVIIVVAAVAQSGDLLGGLRHIWRRPARG